The Panicum hallii strain FIL2 chromosome 5, PHallii_v3.1, whole genome shotgun sequence genome contains the following window.
TCAGGTCTAGCTGCGGTGAGGTGACTCACTCAACGCTCCCACAAGGATTTTTGCACTGCCATAGAAATTCGAAAAGCAGATTCTTCGACAGTTTTGTGGAGTTTCTTGTTAGCGCCCCCGGTAACAAAAAATAATGGCAGTAGTACCGAACTAACCGGAAATTAAGAGTCACGCTTGCGAGTGGGAGAAGAGGCGTCGCAGAACGGCAGAAGAGCCCTCCTAGCCGCTGCAGGTGGGCCCGCATCCTGTTCATCTTCCTCCTTAAGCTGCGATGGCCGGAGTTGGGGAGGGGGCCTGCTAGGAATTCCGGTGGCCGGCGGTCTTAAAAGAAGAGGAGGTGGGGGTGCTAGGGAGGCCAGGCGACGGCGGTAGGTTGCCTGGACGGTACGGTGAGGCGGCGGACCCCTATTGCCCGCCGGCGGTTGGGAAGACAACCGGTGGACTAGAACCGAGGCGGGAACATGAGAAACCAAAGGATtagcatggcggcggcgggcggtgatGGATCCGGTGGCAGCCGCCGCCGAAgacggaggaggagggcggcggcgggggcgagcTGCTCATGAGCCGCAGGTGGGCGTTCTGCGACGCCCGCGCTCGCAGTAGCACCTGGAACCCTCCCCGAGCAGCCCCCGAACGAACTGCCACCGCAGACAATTCTGTAACTAGCTGGGCTTTACCAAATGAACCTGAGACAGCTCGACATTAAAAGAAGCTCAATGGGCCATTCGATCCGTGGAGAAAGAAGCCCATGGAGTCTGAAGAGAAGAAGCCCAATGAGACTCCACTGAGAAAGGAGGGAGGCGGCTAGAACGTGATGCAAAAAACCTGATAAAATCACCCGTCTCTCCCATCATCGCAGGGTTTCAGATCTATCCTGTGAAAGACGCCCATGGAAATGCACTACCGAATTCCCCTTCCTCGTCTCTATCGTCTCAAAAAGACGAGGAATAAAGTCACCGAAAGCAGACTCGTTAACAGACAGTAGAACAAACAAAGCACCACACTATACTCCACATAGCATTACAGATCAAAATGATGCTGCACAACTGTTCAATCTACATTTGAGATCAAGGTTTCAAGATCAGACACTCAAGACTCTTATACATTTGATGAGTACATTGGTATAACAATTCTGCTAAGGGAAACAGAAGAAGCtatatatataattatataaagaCTCGGTTCAGAGTTCACTACTATTCGGTTACACTAAAACTTCAGAGACGATATACAGTTATCTTTCAGATGCAAGGCCATCTGTTCTTCAGATCTGTTAACTAGCTACGTGTGTCAGCAGACTTCAATCAGGGGCTTGAGCCGGTGCTCTTACTCGTCAGGGACGACCTCATGGTCACGGTGACGGACTCGTTCGCGCCCAGCCGCACCGCCTGCTTGCTCGCCCGCAGAAAGCCCGTGACGGCTCGCCGCACGTACGCGTCGGCCTGCTTCAcggtcatcttcttcctccgggTCTCCTGCGCGAGGCTCGTCAGCATGTAGTCGCCGTTCAGGAAGCTCGCGAGCTCCACGAGCTCGCGCTGGAAATCCGAGAGCCAGCCGTGCTCGTTGGGTGGGGTCGGCCTCTCGAACGGCACCTCTGGCAGTGTCTCTGCAACAGAAAGCGTAATGGCAGAGTGAATTGAGCTTCTGATTCGTGTGATTGCTTGGATGGATCAAATCGATTGCGTTCTGTAATTGAGTTTGCATTGTGTTCATCTCTTTGATCGAATCTGTTGCTCGATGTTGAGTTGCTGATGAACATAATTGGGAGATTCGGAGGAAAGATTGGTTGGCATATATACCTGGGCAGTCCGTTCTTGGTTCGTCGAGCTCGGTGAAGATGTGCTCGAATGTGCCGGCCCACGCGTCCCTCTTGGTGAGGAAATCCGACGAGAGGTTGAAGATCTTCTTGAGGGTGGCCGGGATGGAGGAGTGCTCGAACTCGGAGGTGTCGGCGGGCCCGACGGGGCGGCCGACGACGGTGCCCTTCTTGATCCACGGCGAGACCATGATGGAGGGCACCCTGACGCCGAGGCGGTCGAACTTGAAGAAGAAGGGCGGCGGGCCCCGGATGCCGTCGGGGCTGGGCACGCCGGCGGTGGGCGTGGCGACGTGGTCGTAGAACCCGCCGTGCTCGTCGTAGGTAACGATGAGCAGCGTCTGGTTCCACTGCGGGCTGGCCCGGAGCGCCTCGTACACGTCCTTGACGAGGCGCTGGCCGTTGGCAACGTCGTGCGCCGGGTGGTCGTCGTCGGCGGGGGTCCCCGTGAGGTCGAAGTACCTGGGCTCGATGACGGAGAGCGCCGGGAGCACGCCGCGGCGGGCGTGGTCCTTGAAGGCGGCGTCGTAGCGGTGGAAGCTGCGCGCCGCGTAGCGgagcgcgcggaggcggcggtAGAAGAGGACGGTGGGGATGGTCTTGAAGTAGACGGCGAAGTCGCGGccgtcggcggcgagggagtCAAAGATGGTGCGCTGCGGGTACCCGAGGAGGAGGTCGAGCTTGTCGTGCGCGACGGCGCCGCGGGAGGTGGCGGAGTAGAGGAACAGCCGGTTGGGCTGCGTGGGCCCCGGGATGGAGGAGAACCAGCGGTCGAAGACGGCGAAGGCCGGGGCGAGCGCGGAGAAGGcggggaggagggaggggcgGAAGGCGCGCATGACGGCGGAGGAGAGCAGCGCGTTGACGGAGAGCGCGCTGCGGACGAAGCCCGACATGGAGggctgcgcggcggcggcggagatgtTGCCGAAGACCTGCTCCAGGACGTCCTCGAAGGAGTGACCTGGGTCGTCGGGGACCACGAGGTCGGCGTCGGCGGACACGCAGAtggaggaggcggtggagcTGTTGGCGGAGGGGGAGGAGTTGGGGTTGCACTCGGCGCCGGTGAGCCCGTCGACGGGGAGACCCAGCAGGCGGCGCGTCCACCCCAGCATGTGGTCGAACGACCGGTTCTCCAGCGCCAGCACCACCACGTTCTTTATGGGGCTCGGCCGGGCCGCAtttgcctcgccgccgccggcgaagaGGAGgatcaggaggaggaggaggagcggccgGGGAGCACGGCGGCGGGGCGATCCCGTTGCCATGGCGCGGGCTCGACGAAACGCCGTGCCGCGGGCGCGGTTGCGTCGTGCGAGTGCGGGAGATGGAGCCGGGAAGGGAGGGGCATGGCATGGGCTGGCGTCCTTTGGCGGCACGCGCCTGGTCTCCGCTCCCGGTTTCGGCGGCCATGGATGCATCCAAGCACCTGTGACTGGGGTGGACCTCGGCCGAGGGGGACGGAGTGGTGGGTGACGTGTCGCGTCCTGTCGTGCGCGGGTGCACGTGGACATGTGTCAATGTGGGTGCGGCCGCGGCCGTGTCGGCCCGGCGCTCCGCCGAAGATCTTTCTTGCTCTTCTCCGGTGAGAAGAATGAGGAAGAAGGTACTTGGACTTGGGTTTGCGTTTGACATCCGGgtaaaagcaaaaaaaaatgaaGTGTAGAAGCTCGATGAAACACTCGATCAAGCGTtaccttttccccttttttttTCAGGATACAATGTTCTCTCAAGAGTAGGTATGAAGCTAAATCCCTTTTCATCTCACATCTGCGCCCCTGCGACGCCAGTGGCACATCGCACAAGTTCACGAGTCGATGATGTGCATCACAAGCTCGGTCGCAACACACACGGGGTCGGCCAGGTCGCCTAGCTGTCTCTGCTTGATCTCTTGTGCCGACCATGGCAGGCTCTTTCTCTCCCTATCTTGGAGTTTCATACTCACCACTAGTCTTCTCACGCTTCGGTGCCTCGCTGGGAGGGAGGGAAGGGCGAGGCAGCCTGGACGCATGCGTGGCGCACGTGCGGCTGGTTTCGGGGCGGTCCATGGACCCACTAACCACACCGTTCGCCACCGAAATGCAGCCGCGTACGGCCCAGGAAAGAGGAAGTTAAGCCCATGGGATAAGGCCCAGGGGGGTTTATCCGGCCCGGGCCATCGAGATGTGCTACTGGCCTAGGCTCCAATCGGGTGGCGCGTGGAGCAGAGGCGAGATAAGATCGATCCGCGTCGTGAACGGCGGCGACACGAGGCCGCGAGAAATGCCGGCGCCGCCCTGTCCCCCGCCGGCCCCTGCAGCGGCGCCGATACTGCCGCGGCTCCTCTCCTCGGTAGCGCCGGtagcgctcgccgccgcgctcgtctgcggcgctggccccgccgccgtcgtcgccccGGCCGCCCAGGCCGTCCCGTTCGTCCGGCCCCCTCCCCTGCAGGGAAAGCCCTTCGCCTCCTCCACGCCGTACGCGCAGGCCCAGAAGCTGCAGCTTGGCCTCGACAAGCTCGGGTTCGTTCCGTGCCCTGCCCTCTGCGTGTATGGCGGATCGGAGACGTTCTGCTCCTGATCGTAGTTCATGTGTGCGTGTCCATGGTGCAGGAAGATCAGGCCATGCCCGTCCACCAACCCGGGGTGCGTGTCCACCAACCCGCTGGGATCTTCCGGCTCCTTCGCCTCCCCGCTGCTCATCCCGGAATCATCCGCCGGGGACAAGGCCGTCGCCGTAAGCCCCCCACCTAACTGACCAGTGCCGATCTCTGAACCGATCGCATCCGCTTCTCCTTTACGGAAATACCAAATGCAAATGCTATGCAAATTCATCTCGTTCTTTCGTGCTTGTGGTGGCCGGGCGGCCGGCGTGCAGTCGCTGCGGCAAGCCATCGAGAAGACGCAGAGCAATGTGGACTTCAAGGTCGATCAGGACACCCCTTATGGTCAGTACACGTCGCCCAAATCGAAGCTCGAGAATTATAAAAAAAAATCGAAGCTCCAGCAGTTCAGTACGAGATTGATCGCCGATCGGGCATGCACGAACTCATTCTCACGCACGCATTTCAGGCCACTACATCGAGGCGGAGATGGACGGCGGCGTAGGCCGGGACGTGATGGAGTTCCTGGTGAAGAGAGACGCCGGCGTGGTGGCGTACCGGTGCATGGCCACCAAGGTGACCTTCGTCTACCCCTTCACCACCGCCGTCGGCGACTCCAAGGGGCAGAAGCAGAGGGTCGCCGCCATCTCGCAGGAGCTCGGATGGTACGCCCCGGACATCCAGTCCTCCATGGACTCCGACGACGCCGGCTATCCTCCGTGACCGTGAACAATAGTGAACACCGGAGGACCAATCATCACTTCATCCATCGGATGGAGCAGAGGTAAATATATGTTGATGTATATAGATAACTAGCCGGTATTCGGTGCTGTCCATATTATCAGTGCAAGTTCGGCTGTGCCCTTCAAAGAATATATTGTTGTTATATAGGAGTATTAACCACTCATATAATTCGTTTCTACTTGATTCTTGTCCAACCAATGGTGTCTTATTGGCTAAAAGACAGAACCAGTTCCTTACAAAGCTCAGGATAATCTGGAGGAGCAAAAAATGAAGGTGCTTGAGCAGGATATGCATCTTCCTTTCAAGGTACAGGAAAATATCAAGAAAATGAAAATAACTAAACAATGACCAGAAGATAGTCCTTCATAAAGAAACATACATCATTATATCAACAATAAATTAGACACTGG
Protein-coding sequences here:
- the LOC112895662 gene encoding non-specific phospholipase C6-like, with product MHPWPPKPGAETRRVPPKDASPCHAPPFPAPSPALARRNRARGTAFRRARAMATGSPRRRAPRPLLLLLLILLFAGGGEANAARPSPIKNVVVLALENRSFDHMLGWTRRLLGLPVDGLTGAECNPNSSPSANSSTASSICVSADADLVVPDDPGHSFEDVLEQVFGNISAAAAQPSMSGFVRSALSVNALLSSAVMRAFRPSLLPAFSALAPAFAVFDRWFSSIPGPTQPNRLFLYSATSRGAVAHDKLDLLLGYPQRTIFDSLAADGRDFAVYFKTIPTVLFYRRLRALRYAARSFHRYDAAFKDHARRGVLPALSVIEPRYFDLTGTPADDDHPAHDVANGQRLVKDVYEALRASPQWNQTLLIVTYDEHGGFYDHVATPTAGVPSPDGIRGPPPFFFKFDRLGVRVPSIMVSPWIKKGTVVGRPVGPADTSEFEHSSIPATLKKIFNLSSDFLTKRDAWAGTFEHIFTELDEPRTDCPETLPEVPFERPTPPNEHGWLSDFQRELVELASFLNGDYMLTSLAQETRRKKMTVKQADAYVRRAVTGFLRASKQAVRLGANESVTVTMRSSLTSKSTGSSP
- the LOC112891486 gene encoding thylakoid lumenal 17.9 kDa protein, chloroplastic, translating into MPAPPCPPPAPAAAPILPRLLSSVAPVALAAALVCGAGPAAVVAPAAQAVPFVRPPPLQGKPFASSTPYAQAQKLQLGLDKLGKIRPCPSTNPGCVSTNPLGSSGSFASPLLIPESSAGDKAVASLRQAIEKTQSNVDFKVDQDTPYGHYIEAEMDGGVGRDVMEFLVKRDAGVVAYRCMATKVTFVYPFTTAVGDSKGQKQRVAAISQELGWYAPDIQSSMDSDDAGYPP